A genomic stretch from bacterium includes:
- a CDS encoding Rne/Rng family ribonuclease, with translation MAIDIIINATDREMRIAVLEDEGKLSEFWVERPQETLSVGDIYKGVVEKVLPGLNAAFVNIGTYKSGFLSLDDAIFDLSDLADDETGAKPAFKPQKAALKAGQEIMVQISKEPLGSKGPRLTSYVSFPGRFCVLIPNQGGIGISRKIENREERSRLRKALQPSLPKGSGLIVRTAAVGADQKVLDRDVKELVKNWQLVQKQYVRAKAPFRVHAQPPFIISLLNDLASYDIHSIVTDHKNTFNQIAGHLKGADEGLKKKLLWYREEIPLFEAYQVETQVEKALNRRIWLKSGGYIAIDQTEALTAVDVNSGKFTGKKDAEAMVLKVNLEAAQEIARQVRLRDIGGIIVVDFIDMKYSQHRNRVLQEFTLAVKSDRSKPNVYAISPLGLVEMSRKRIKPSLWQSLTETCPACNGAGRIFTAYTSAQMLERKMLSMKPDMKRRRLAVKAGNLLFDYLSGPGQAILKALNRELKTELRISSDRKMPVNSFKIINLEDEQEIV, from the coding sequence ATGGCCATAGATATCATCATAAATGCCACCGACCGGGAGATGCGGATAGCCGTATTGGAGGACGAGGGCAAGCTCTCCGAGTTTTGGGTGGAGCGCCCCCAAGAAACCCTTTCGGTGGGCGACATTTACAAGGGGGTGGTGGAAAAGGTGCTGCCGGGGCTGAACGCCGCCTTCGTCAACATCGGGACATACAAAAGCGGTTTTCTGTCGCTGGATGACGCCATCTTTGACCTGAGCGACCTGGCCGATGATGAAACCGGAGCCAAGCCCGCCTTTAAACCGCAGAAAGCCGCCCTGAAGGCCGGACAGGAGATCATGGTCCAGATCTCAAAGGAGCCGCTGGGAAGCAAGGGACCCCGGCTGACCTCCTACGTTTCTTTTCCCGGGCGCTTCTGTGTGCTGATCCCCAACCAGGGCGGCATCGGCATCTCCCGCAAGATAGAAAACCGGGAGGAGCGCTCCAGGCTGCGCAAGGCTCTTCAGCCTTCGCTGCCCAAGGGATCCGGCCTGATAGTTCGGACCGCCGCGGTGGGGGCGGACCAGAAGGTCTTGGACCGCGACGTCAAGGAACTGGTGAAGAACTGGCAGCTGGTGCAAAAGCAATATGTCAGGGCCAAAGCACCGTTCCGGGTGCACGCCCAGCCGCCCTTTATCATCAGCCTGCTCAACGACCTGGCTTCCTACGACATCCACAGCATAGTGACCGACCACAAGAACACATTCAACCAGATCGCCGGCCACCTGAAGGGGGCCGATGAGGGGCTTAAGAAAAAACTGCTGTGGTACCGGGAGGAGATCCCCCTGTTCGAGGCCTATCAGGTGGAGACCCAGGTGGAGAAGGCACTGAACCGGAGGATCTGGCTGAAGAGCGGGGGATACATCGCCATCGACCAGACCGAGGCCCTGACCGCGGTGGACGTCAACTCCGGAAAGTTCACCGGCAAGAAGGACGCCGAGGCCATGGTGCTGAAGGTCAACCTGGAGGCGGCCCAGGAGATAGCCCGCCAGGTGCGCTTAAGGGACATCGGCGGCATCATCGTGGTGGATTTCATCGACATGAAATATTCCCAGCACCGCAACCGGGTGCTGCAGGAGTTCACCCTGGCGGTCAAGTCCGACCGGTCCAAGCCCAATGTTTACGCCATCTCGCCCCTGGGGCTGGTGGAGATGAGCCGCAAACGGATCAAGCCCAGCCTCTGGCAGTCCCTGACCGAGACCTGTCCGGCCTGCAACGGAGCGGGCAGGATCTTCACCGCCTACACCAGCGCCCAGATGCTGGAGCGCAAGATGCTCTCTATGAAACCGGACATGAAGCGGCGCAGGCTGGCCGTCAAAGCCGGGAACCTTTTATTTGATTACCTCTCCGGTCCCGGACAGGCCATCCTTAAGGCCCTTAACCGGGAGCTGAAGACGGAGCTGAGGATCTCCTCCGATCGCAAGATGCCGGTCAATTCCTTCAAGATCATAAATCTGGAGGACGAACAGGAGATAGTCTGA